A stretch of Paucidesulfovibrio gracilis DSM 16080 DNA encodes these proteins:
- the rpe gene encoding ribulose-phosphate 3-epimerase: MSKEVILSPSLLSCDFARLADELGALKDAGLQWAHLDVMDGLFVPNITFGPPVIKAMRKHSDLFFDTHLMIERPERYVNEFVDAGCDLICVHAEATNHLERAVAAIADQGVQCAVSLNPATPCEAVKYLLPQLDMVLLMSVNPGFGGQKFIPFCLEKIRELRGMIDQAGTDTLIQVDGGVTLENCRELVQAGADVLVSGSAFFKFPPYAERLQAFQQAWQ; encoded by the coding sequence ATGAGCAAGGAAGTCATTCTTTCCCCGTCCCTGCTCTCGTGCGACTTTGCGCGACTGGCGGACGAACTCGGGGCTCTTAAGGACGCGGGCCTGCAATGGGCGCATCTGGACGTCATGGACGGACTGTTCGTGCCGAACATTACGTTCGGGCCGCCCGTGATCAAGGCCATGCGCAAGCACTCGGATCTGTTCTTCGATACGCACCTGATGATTGAACGGCCGGAACGCTATGTAAATGAATTCGTGGATGCCGGTTGCGACCTGATTTGCGTCCACGCCGAGGCCACCAACCACCTGGAACGCGCCGTGGCCGCCATTGCGGATCAGGGCGTGCAATGTGCCGTGTCCCTGAATCCGGCAACCCCCTGCGAAGCAGTGAAATACCTGCTGCCCCAGTTGGATATGGTGCTGCTCATGAGCGTGAACCCAGGCTTCGGCGGACAGAAATTTATTCCCTTCTGTCTGGAGAAAATCCGTGAACTGCGCGGAATGATTGATCAGGCCGGGACCGACACCCTGATTCAGGTTGACGGGGGCGTGACCCTGGAAAATTGCCGGGAGCTGGTGCAGGCCGGGGCCGACGTGCTGGTTTCCGGTTCCGCATTCTTCAAATTCCCACCGTACGCCGAACGATTGCAGGCGTTTCAACAAGCCTGGCAATAG
- the ahbA gene encoding siroheme decarboxylase subunit alpha, translated as MDDFDRNILNIIQSDYPIASRPYAVVGEQVGLTEEEVLERINRLRDSGVIRRIGANFGSRQLGWRSTLCAAKVPEDQLDAFVAEVNRHEGVTHNYLRENEFNVWFTYIGPNWEDVESTLAEITERTGIKVLNLPADKMFKIKVDFNITAR; from the coding sequence ATGGACGACTTTGATCGCAACATCTTGAACATCATTCAGTCGGACTATCCCATTGCCTCGCGACCCTACGCCGTGGTGGGCGAACAGGTGGGCCTGACCGAGGAAGAAGTCCTGGAACGCATCAACCGCCTGCGGGACAGCGGCGTCATCCGGCGCATCGGCGCCAACTTCGGCTCGCGGCAGCTGGGGTGGCGGTCCACCCTGTGCGCCGCCAAGGTACCGGAAGACCAGCTGGACGCATTCGTGGCCGAGGTCAACCGGCATGAAGGGGTGACGCACAATTATTTGCGTGAAAACGAATTCAATGTATGGTTCACATACATCGGTCCGAACTGGGAGGACGTGGAGTCCACCCTCGCGGAAATCACGGAGCGCACCGGAATCAAGGTGCTCAATCTTCCAGCGGACAAGATGTTCAAGATCAAAGTGGACTTCAACATCACGGCACGCTGA
- the ahbD gene encoding heme b synthase encodes MSESNHPHAAGHPGGHPGKHPGEAHEHPGHKPTMTLEDGTPACRLIAWEVTRSCNLACKHCRAEAHPEPYEGELSTEEAKALIDTFPDVGNPIIIFTGGEPLLREDIFELVPYAKAKGLRCVMAPNGTLLSEENVARIKEVGIERCSISIDAANPEQHDEFRGVPGAFKTSMEGIERLKKAGIEFQINTTVTKNNLPFFKEIFHLCQDIGAAAWHIFLLVPTGRAVELGTEVITDQEYENVLNWFYDFQKTTDMQLKATCAPHYHRILRQRAKEDGIPVTFENFGLDAVSRGCLGGVGFCFISHTGQVQPCGYLELDCGNVRDTPFPEIWRTSKQFLNLRNPEVYRGKCGHCEYERVCGGCRARAQTMNGHYLEEEPLCSYEPKKKAKA; translated from the coding sequence ATGAGCGAATCCAATCATCCCCATGCCGCCGGACATCCGGGCGGCCACCCCGGCAAACATCCGGGCGAAGCCCACGAACATCCCGGCCATAAGCCCACCATGACGCTGGAGGACGGAACCCCGGCCTGCCGACTCATCGCCTGGGAAGTGACCCGATCCTGCAATCTGGCCTGCAAGCACTGCCGGGCCGAGGCCCACCCCGAACCCTACGAGGGCGAACTGAGCACCGAGGAAGCCAAGGCGCTTATCGACACCTTCCCGGACGTGGGCAACCCCATCATCATCTTCACCGGGGGCGAACCCCTGCTGCGCGAAGACATTTTTGAGCTGGTTCCCTACGCCAAGGCCAAAGGACTGCGTTGCGTCATGGCTCCCAACGGCACACTGCTATCCGAGGAGAACGTGGCGCGCATCAAGGAGGTGGGCATTGAGCGGTGTTCCATCTCCATCGACGCAGCCAACCCGGAACAACACGATGAGTTCCGCGGCGTTCCCGGTGCCTTTAAGACCAGTATGGAAGGAATTGAACGGCTGAAAAAGGCGGGCATCGAATTCCAGATCAACACCACGGTGACAAAGAATAACCTGCCGTTCTTCAAGGAAATCTTCCACCTCTGTCAAGACATCGGCGCGGCCGCGTGGCACATTTTCCTGCTCGTACCCACAGGCCGGGCCGTGGAGCTGGGTACCGAGGTGATTACGGATCAGGAATACGAAAACGTGCTCAACTGGTTCTACGACTTCCAAAAGACCACGGACATGCAGCTCAAGGCCACCTGCGCCCCCCATTACCACCGCATCCTGCGGCAGCGCGCCAAGGAGGACGGCATCCCCGTCACCTTTGAAAACTTCGGGCTGGACGCGGTTTCCCGCGGCTGCCTGGGCGGGGTTGGCTTTTGCTTCATCTCCCACACCGGGCAGGTGCAGCCATGCGGCTACCTGGAGCTGGACTGCGGCAACGTGCGCGACACCCCTTTCCCGGAGATCTGGCGTACTTCCAAGCAATTCCTCAATCTGCGCAATCCCGAGGTCTACCGGGGTAAATGCGGACACTGCGAGTATGAACGCGTTTGCGGCGGATGCCGTGCCCGCGCCCAAACCATGAACGGCCACTACCTGGAAGAGGAGCCGCTCTGCTCCTACGAACCGAAAAAGAAGGCCAAGGCGTAA
- the hemB gene encoding porphobilinogen synthase has translation MPEFHRGRRLRRSRTMRDMVRETELRPQDLMMLYFVVETDDENFEKPISSMPGQHQLSLQKLEQRVAQAVDNGLRSLMLFGIPAQKDEHASGAYDDNGIVQRAIRMIKANWPDLLVCPDVCLCEYTSHGHCGIVQDGDVLNDPTLELLARTAVSYAEAGADMVAPSDMMDGRVLAIRDALDNAGFPNLPIMSYAVKYASAFYGPFREAAESAPQFGDRKTYQMDPANSREALREAAADVFEGADILMVKPALPYLDIVRQVRDSFDAPVAAYQVSGEYSMIKAAAQNGWIDEQAVVLESLTAIKRAGADLILTYFTEDLLKTL, from the coding sequence ATGCCCGAATTTCACCGTGGACGTCGCCTGCGTCGCAGTCGCACCATGCGCGACATGGTCCGCGAAACCGAACTCAGACCCCAAGACTTGATGATGCTCTACTTCGTCGTGGAAACCGACGACGAAAATTTTGAAAAGCCCATCTCGTCCATGCCCGGACAGCACCAACTCAGCCTCCAAAAACTGGAACAGCGTGTGGCCCAGGCTGTGGACAACGGCTTGCGCAGTCTCATGCTCTTCGGCATTCCCGCGCAAAAAGACGAACATGCCAGCGGCGCATATGACGACAACGGCATTGTCCAGCGCGCCATCCGCATGATCAAAGCGAACTGGCCCGACCTGCTGGTCTGCCCGGATGTCTGCCTCTGTGAATACACTTCCCACGGGCATTGCGGCATCGTGCAGGACGGCGACGTGCTCAACGATCCCACGCTGGAGCTGCTGGCACGCACGGCCGTTTCCTATGCCGAGGCAGGGGCCGACATGGTGGCGCCGTCCGACATGATGGACGGCCGGGTGCTGGCCATCCGAGATGCGCTGGACAATGCGGGATTCCCAAACCTGCCCATCATGTCCTACGCCGTGAAATACGCCTCCGCGTTTTATGGTCCCTTCCGCGAAGCAGCGGAAAGCGCCCCCCAGTTCGGCGACCGCAAGACCTATCAGATGGATCCGGCCAACAGCCGGGAAGCTCTGCGCGAGGCCGCGGCCGACGTTTTTGAAGGCGCGGACATCCTCATGGTCAAGCCCGCATTGCCCTATCTGGACATCGTGCGCCAGGTGCGCGACAGCTTCGACGCGCCAGTGGCCGCTTATCAAGTCTCGGGAGAATACAGCATGATCAAGGCCGCAGCCCAAAACGGCTGGATTGACGAGCAAGCCGTCGTGCTGGAATCGCTCACCGCCATCAAGCGGGCCGGAGCCGACCTGATTTTGACCTATTTCACCGAAGATCTGCTCAAGACGTTGTAA
- the ahbC gene encoding 12,18-didecarboxysiroheme deacetylase, with protein sequence MIGISKLYCGSVEPSDALRYGRESGQLPSHLLQFSKDKKPVVVWNMTQRCNLKCVHCYAQAIDPSGHKDPISTEKAKEMIDDLAAYGAPVILFSGGEPLVREDLTELASYATSKGMRAVISTNGTLITKKKAKELREVGLSYVGISLDGAETIHDQFRGVTGSYKKALEGVANCQAEGLKVGLRFTINKRNASEIPHLFDLIEQRDIPRICFYHLVYSGRGSELIKEDLDHEETRQVVDLIMDRTKALFDKGLPKEVLTVDNHADGPYLYYRMLREDPKRAAEVLELLKWNEGNSTGRGIGCISWDGSVHADQFMRHHTFGNVLERPFSEIWDDPKIELLHKMKDKRPYVKGRCADCRFLHICGGNFRARAEAYHGDFWAEDPACYLTDEEITGEPVGVKE encoded by the coding sequence ATGATCGGTATTTCAAAACTCTACTGCGGCTCGGTGGAACCCTCGGACGCGCTGCGCTACGGACGGGAATCGGGTCAGCTTCCCTCTCACCTCCTGCAGTTCTCCAAGGACAAAAAACCCGTGGTGGTCTGGAACATGACCCAGCGGTGCAACCTCAAGTGTGTGCATTGTTATGCCCAAGCCATCGATCCCAGCGGGCATAAGGATCCCATCTCCACGGAGAAGGCCAAGGAGATGATCGACGACCTCGCCGCCTACGGCGCGCCCGTGATCCTCTTTTCCGGCGGAGAACCCCTGGTGCGCGAAGACCTGACCGAACTGGCCAGCTACGCCACCAGCAAGGGAATGCGTGCGGTGATCTCCACCAACGGAACCCTGATCACCAAGAAAAAAGCCAAGGAACTGCGCGAGGTAGGACTTTCCTACGTGGGCATTTCCCTGGACGGGGCCGAAACGATCCACGACCAGTTCCGCGGCGTGACCGGATCCTACAAAAAAGCGCTGGAAGGCGTGGCCAACTGTCAGGCCGAAGGACTCAAGGTCGGACTCCGCTTCACCATCAACAAGCGCAACGCCTCGGAAATTCCCCATCTGTTCGATCTCATCGAGCAGCGGGACATTCCGCGCATCTGTTTTTATCACCTGGTCTACTCGGGCCGCGGCTCCGAATTGATCAAGGAAGACCTGGACCACGAGGAAACCCGCCAGGTCGTGGATTTGATCATGGACCGCACCAAGGCGCTGTTCGACAAAGGACTGCCCAAAGAAGTGCTCACCGTGGACAACCACGCCGACGGTCCGTACCTCTACTACCGCATGTTGCGGGAAGATCCCAAACGCGCCGCCGAGGTGCTGGAACTGCTGAAGTGGAACGAAGGCAACTCCACGGGACGCGGCATCGGCTGCATCTCCTGGGACGGCTCGGTCCATGCGGACCAGTTCATGCGCCACCACACCTTCGGCAATGTTCTGGAGCGCCCCTTCTCCGAGATCTGGGACGACCCGAAAATTGAACTGCTGCATAAAATGAAGGACAAGCGCCCCTACGTGAAGGGACGCTGCGCCGACTGTCGGTTCCTGCATATCTGCGGCGGCAACTTCCGCGCCCGCGCCGAAGCCTACCACGGGGATTTCTGGGCCGAAGACCCGGCCTGCTACCTCACGGACGAGGAAATCACCGGGGAGCCTGTGGGCGTCAAGGAATAA
- a CDS encoding OmpA family protein, whose protein sequence is MHQTPPSRIRIPAFLLTATLLLGTLAACNYVRPSITQQTEIATDAAVDRSNLRIYVRPVDRLHTPIKALMYPMWIRESLPTRLELGRQMSRIFFDAWTERPVFPTLVLAEKQTYRGRESALRDAGQRGADMLVLLTVPYLYAGGTVDDSAMTIRCDIYETQTGMLLHSMEQSGRIAFQRNKDWILWVTTTRLPDSPLYAITRAIAEDMAVPLRSWLPPVDPRSLGYAFTSREIVDGLTEEDEASPGAETDMEATIQGMDLAEELAAPSAGSVYIRVEFDVDKDTIRPEYYDNLDELAQALQSPQLRGREVLLIGHTDSDASEAYNLDLSRRRAMAVRTYLVQNHGLDPNLLRTDGRGESDPLVPNTSPANKQLNRRVEVRLDPDRG, encoded by the coding sequence ATGCACCAAACACCGCCGTCCCGCATCCGGATTCCGGCGTTTCTCCTGACCGCGACCCTGCTGCTCGGTACGCTGGCCGCCTGCAATTATGTGCGGCCCTCCATCACCCAGCAGACCGAAATCGCCACAGACGCCGCCGTGGACCGCTCCAATCTGCGCATCTACGTCCGCCCGGTGGACCGCCTCCATACGCCCATCAAGGCACTCATGTATCCCATGTGGATTCGCGAATCCCTGCCCACGCGCCTGGAACTGGGCCGCCAGATGTCCCGTATTTTTTTTGACGCCTGGACCGAACGTCCGGTCTTTCCCACCCTGGTTCTGGCTGAAAAACAGACCTACCGGGGACGGGAATCCGCCCTGCGCGATGCCGGGCAACGCGGCGCCGACATGCTTGTTCTTCTCACCGTACCCTACCTCTATGCAGGCGGTACGGTGGACGATTCCGCCATGACCATCCGCTGCGACATCTACGAAACCCAAACCGGAATGCTCCTGCACTCCATGGAACAATCCGGACGCATTGCATTCCAGCGCAACAAAGACTGGATCCTCTGGGTCACCACCACCCGCCTGCCCGATTCCCCGCTCTACGCCATCACCAGGGCCATTGCCGAGGATATGGCCGTGCCGCTTCGCTCCTGGCTGCCGCCCGTGGATCCCCGCTCCCTGGGCTACGCCTTTACCAGCAGGGAAATCGTAGATGGGCTCACCGAGGAGGACGAGGCCTCCCCCGGCGCAGAAACAGACATGGAAGCCACCATCCAGGGCATGGATCTGGCTGAAGAACTGGCCGCGCCTTCGGCAGGCAGTGTGTATATCCGGGTTGAATTCGACGTGGACAAGGACACCATCCGTCCGGAATACTATGATAACCTCGATGAACTGGCCCAGGCGCTGCAATCGCCCCAACTGCGTGGCCGGGAAGTGCTGCTCATCGGCCACACCGACTCCGACGCCTCCGAAGCCTACAACCTGGACCTTTCCCGGCGGCGTGCCATGGCCGTGCGTACCTATCTGGTCCAAAACCACGGACTGGACCCGAACCTGTTGCGTACGGACGGCCGGGGCGAATCCGATCCCCTGGTCCCCAATACCTCCCCCGCGAACAAACAACTCAATCGCCGGGTGGAAGTACGGCTTGATCCGGACCGAGGTTGA
- a CDS encoding YIP1 family protein yields the protein MQIKCPQCDFTRDVPEDKIPKKSEMATCPRCGVKFRFRAIPAEEFAFDDQHTTESPSPSEQASSARQDSGFYGPDGRLHSRPSPGPVPAQDEQGESTLPPPFEDLENYGFFPGLGQTIRRALLQPRLFFRVMPLAGMARPLVFGLLLFEFYMILSLFWDMVGLPPVPGMGLGTGAEATMLESSGPATGLDPVTLFVTLPILFIINLFLNTGMLHGVLMLLKAAPRGFEATFRAVAYSYAPLVLCFLPYGYLVGWLWSLGLTVVGCAAIHRVPVWRAALGLGLMVVVIATLFFSAMQVPMPDMAGGPQQ from the coding sequence ATGCAAATCAAATGCCCCCAGTGTGACTTTACCAGGGATGTTCCCGAGGATAAAATCCCAAAGAAAAGTGAAATGGCCACCTGCCCCCGGTGTGGCGTCAAATTTCGCTTCCGGGCGATCCCGGCCGAAGAGTTTGCTTTTGACGACCAGCATACCACGGAATCTCCCTCTCCATCCGAGCAAGCCTCCTCCGCGCGGCAGGACTCCGGCTTTTACGGCCCGGACGGGCGACTCCATTCGCGTCCGTCGCCGGGTCCGGTCCCCGCACAGGACGAGCAGGGTGAATCGACTCTACCGCCTCCCTTCGAGGATTTGGAAAATTATGGGTTCTTCCCTGGACTCGGGCAGACCATCCGTCGGGCCTTGCTCCAGCCACGGCTGTTCTTCCGTGTCATGCCTCTGGCGGGTATGGCGCGGCCCCTGGTATTCGGACTATTGTTGTTTGAATTCTACATGATTCTGAGCCTGTTTTGGGACATGGTCGGCCTGCCGCCCGTTCCCGGCATGGGACTGGGGACCGGTGCCGAAGCCACCATGCTGGAAAGCAGCGGACCGGCCACGGGGTTGGATCCGGTGACCCTGTTCGTGACCCTGCCCATTCTGTTCATCATCAATCTGTTTCTCAACACCGGCATGCTTCATGGCGTGCTGATGCTGCTCAAGGCCGCCCCGCGAGGCTTTGAAGCCACTTTCCGCGCCGTAGCCTATTCCTACGCGCCGTTAGTGCTCTGCTTTCTGCCCTATGGATATCTGGTGGGCTGGTTGTGGAGCCTGGGACTCACCGTGGTGGGCTGCGCCGCCATCCACCGTGTCCCGGTCTGGCGTGCGGCCCTGGGGCTGGGACTCATGGTCGTGGTCATTGCCACGCTCTTTTTCTCTGCCATGCAGGTTCCCATGCCGGACATGGCCGGAGGGCCGCAGCAATGA
- a CDS encoding glycosyltransferase family protein — protein MPTEPHLFHAYTEEILAFEWKDTPSRDAVPKECPETELAEHAERLVRLLEKSRKDRLVLLGIGSGRLLSLLREQLPAATRLTVCESNPARARAVREAFPELRGTPDGSLQWLVDTSPWALVYLLAQDNALPDQAMIQLNPELAAKEKSDYQSLQRTLTLARPHAAINGTPFGHFAVQAPSLSVGCVLHPDEPDLDNFFAQFPDWVEELIVLWDAEEVPPREISAACPVHQFARPLNNDFAAQRNHMLEQCSAEWVLYLDGDERLSDDHWTLMPGLFPVRGVQAYFFPRLTFLPDEDHCRVGYGLWPDLQLRLFRNHADLRFEQPVHERLTGVSGRTGLILDAPILHYAHTRKRPEALAQKLQKFDKASGGSLHHRLSPEYPHLPLRRFLRANPLCNELRLLLLPQAPVR, from the coding sequence ATGCCCACTGAACCGCATCTGTTCCACGCCTATACTGAAGAAATCCTCGCCTTCGAATGGAAAGACACCCCCTCCCGGGACGCGGTACCCAAGGAATGCCCGGAAACCGAACTGGCGGAACACGCGGAACGCCTTGTGCGTTTGTTGGAGAAAAGCCGCAAGGACCGGCTGGTGCTCCTGGGAATCGGCTCGGGACGCTTGCTCTCTCTCTTGCGTGAACAGCTGCCTGCGGCCACGCGGCTGACGGTTTGCGAAAGCAACCCCGCCCGGGCCAGAGCGGTCCGCGAAGCATTTCCGGAGCTGCGCGGCACTCCCGACGGCTCCCTGCAATGGCTGGTGGACACCTCGCCCTGGGCGTTGGTTTATTTGCTGGCCCAGGACAACGCCCTGCCTGACCAAGCCATGATACAACTCAATCCGGAGCTGGCGGCCAAGGAAAAGAGCGACTACCAATCCCTCCAACGCACCCTGACCCTGGCCCGCCCCCACGCGGCCATCAACGGAACGCCTTTCGGCCACTTCGCGGTGCAGGCTCCGTCCCTGTCCGTGGGCTGCGTTCTGCACCCGGATGAACCTGATCTGGACAATTTTTTTGCACAGTTCCCGGACTGGGTGGAGGAACTGATTGTGCTCTGGGACGCCGAGGAGGTGCCTCCCCGGGAAATCTCCGCCGCCTGCCCGGTTCACCAATTCGCCCGCCCCCTGAACAATGACTTCGCGGCCCAGCGCAACCACATGCTGGAGCAATGCAGTGCGGAATGGGTGCTGTACCTGGACGGTGACGAGCGCCTTTCCGACGACCACTGGACCCTGATGCCGGGTCTGTTCCCCGTGCGGGGCGTGCAGGCCTACTTTTTCCCCCGTCTGACCTTCTTGCCAGACGAAGACCATTGCCGCGTGGGCTACGGTCTCTGGCCGGATCTGCAACTTCGGCTCTTTCGCAACCACGCGGACCTGCGTTTCGAACAACCGGTCCACGAACGGCTTACCGGCGTTTCCGGACGAACAGGGCTGATCCTGGATGCGCCCATCCTGCACTATGCCCACACACGCAAGCGTCCGGAAGCCCTGGCACAAAAGCTCCAAAAATTCGACAAAGCCTCGGGCGGATCACTTCACCACCGGCTCAGCCCGGAATATCCCCATTTACCGCTACGGCGATTTTTGCGAGCCAATCCGCTCTGCAACGAACTGCGGCTCCTGTTGCTGCCGCAGGCTCCGGTCCGTTGA
- a CDS encoding glycosyltransferase family 4 protein yields MSEPVRILHIANSLGLGGTEKVLQLFASHLNPRQWECVVYSPRDGERGQMLRAMGLTTYIHDDLLHILKTVRPTLVHVHRAGWPEPALMRPLRLCNIPVVETNVFGHHDPSPSGRIVARHLFVSHFCAKRYSVQYGIPSTPPLYDVLYNPVDTDFFAKAHSSSLDFSNPVVGRISRQDPGKWSSMALDFLPYALERVPEMRYRVIGATPKARTLAEQHGVAHCVEFLPGVRTDAELAEFYKSCSVLAHANDRGESFGLVIAEAMACGLPVVTHPSPPPRDNAQVELVENGVTGIVVRNAEEYGRAVSHLLTHPELAQKLGRAGQQKAQRLFRVQTLVRRLEAIYTSVLAEHGVTVHAH; encoded by the coding sequence ATGTCTGAACCAGTCCGCATTCTGCATATCGCCAACTCCCTGGGGCTCGGCGGCACGGAAAAGGTGCTCCAGCTCTTTGCGAGCCACCTGAATCCGCGCCAATGGGAGTGCGTGGTGTATTCCCCCCGCGACGGTGAACGCGGCCAGATGCTTCGGGCCATGGGGCTGACCACATACATCCATGACGACCTGCTGCACATCCTCAAAACCGTGCGCCCCACCCTGGTCCATGTTCACCGGGCTGGCTGGCCCGAACCGGCCTTGATGCGGCCCTTGCGGCTTTGCAACATCCCCGTGGTGGAGACCAACGTCTTCGGACACCATGACCCCAGTCCGTCGGGGCGCATCGTCGCCAGACACCTCTTTGTCTCCCATTTTTGCGCCAAACGATATTCCGTGCAGTACGGAATTCCATCCACGCCGCCCCTCTACGACGTACTCTACAACCCCGTCGATACGGATTTCTTCGCCAAGGCGCATTCCAGCTCCCTTGATTTCTCCAACCCTGTTGTGGGCCGTATCTCCCGCCAGGATCCAGGAAAGTGGTCCTCCATGGCCCTGGACTTCCTTCCCTACGCCCTTGAGCGGGTACCCGAAATGCGCTACCGCGTCATCGGAGCCACACCCAAAGCCCGTACCCTGGCGGAACAGCACGGCGTGGCACACTGTGTCGAATTCCTGCCGGGCGTTCGCACCGATGCGGAACTGGCCGAATTTTACAAAAGTTGCAGCGTACTGGCCCACGCCAACGACCGGGGGGAATCCTTCGGCCTCGTCATTGCCGAGGCCATGGCCTGCGGTCTGCCCGTGGTCACGCACCCCAGCCCGCCCCCCCGGGACAACGCCCAGGTGGAATTGGTGGAAAACGGCGTAACCGGCATCGTAGTCCGCAACGCCGAAGAGTACGGCCGGGCCGTATCCCACCTGCTCACCCATCCGGAACTGGCCCAAAAACTGGGTCGGGCCGGACAGCAAAAAGCCCAGCGTCTCTTCCGGGTCCAGACACTTGTACGTCGACTCGAAGCCATTTACACCAGCGTGCTCGCCGAACACGGAGTAACCGTCCATGCCCACTGA
- the fliS gene encoding flagellar export chaperone FliS yields MSKAAHAYLATQVTTTTQGQLLIMLYDAAIKFLKQAKERIEAKDYAKKGILISRAMDIISELANSLNRDKGGKLANNLDSLYMFCNIRLAKANLKMDTRMIDEVLNILENIRSAYAQIVPETEKQLSGQARTGLNRAAALGAAAAKKGQETTTATESNPTPPTAAQGAKAVPASQSATPSSAPAQPSPTPPTQPQASKQPQEQHASAAAQQPAPAAKQQPAAPQQQTADEEQPKQPPKPSLSKSVNLLRQRAASAYSNSL; encoded by the coding sequence ATGAGCAAGGCCGCACACGCCTACCTTGCCACCCAGGTGACCACCACCACCCAGGGACAGCTCTTGATCATGCTCTACGACGCGGCCATCAAGTTCCTCAAGCAGGCCAAAGAGCGGATCGAGGCCAAGGACTACGCCAAAAAGGGCATCCTGATTTCCAGGGCCATGGACATCATCAGCGAACTGGCCAACAGCCTGAACCGCGACAAAGGCGGAAAGCTCGCCAACAACCTGGATTCGCTGTATATGTTTTGCAACATCCGGCTGGCCAAGGCCAATCTGAAAATGGACACCAGGATGATCGACGAAGTGTTGAATATTCTGGAAAACATTCGCTCTGCCTATGCCCAGATCGTACCGGAAACCGAAAAACAGCTCTCCGGCCAGGCCCGCACCGGGCTAAACCGGGCCGCCGCTCTGGGGGCCGCCGCCGCGAAGAAGGGCCAGGAAACCACTACAGCTACGGAATCGAACCCCACGCCCCCTACGGCCGCACAGGGCGCGAAAGCCGTCCCAGCCTCACAATCCGCGACGCCTTCTTCGGCCCCCGCACAGCCAAGCCCAACGCCTCCCACGCAACCTCAGGCATCAAAACAGCCGCAGGAACAGCACGCTTCCGCCGCAGCACAACAACCTGCCCCGGCAGCAAAGCAACAACCTGCAGCCCCGCAGCAGCAAACGGCCGACGAGGAACAGCCCAAGCAACCGCCCAAGCCGTCCTTGTCCAAATCCGTAAACCTGCTCCGCCAACGGGCCGCGTCCGCCTATTCCAACTCTCTCTGA